In Quercus robur chromosome 11, dhQueRobu3.1, whole genome shotgun sequence, the following proteins share a genomic window:
- the LOC126705622 gene encoding cyclic nucleotide-gated ion channel 1-like isoform X3 yields the protein MPVIRSSTADLILSINDIEEQAPKVGKTEKTSSDSRGNSLPWDWNRIKKWVNSLPWDWNLIVILVRMIALSLEPLFLYGLTINEYKKCVEIDRMLGITAIVSRTFLDISYLVLRFHTGFLGNLFRKSRKKIKNHLVKEKINGATSRSTEIKAPTGPTPVKDKWQTDLRKYILHPHFLFDILVFLPIPQVVMLCILLDVRAMKSLKTLQILNIFIFFQYWPRVFQIYLPRKDLGSNHEILGERRWVLGPLDFFLYIIAGHVLGAFWYCFSIQRTVACWYMACKNHGRCVRNSFYYCDHNFRYHSVLDEFCPKNMPNAELFDFGVYLDAHQSKILESKNIPQKIFYCFCWGMRNLSSFGSNLRTSNDVWENCFVLCVTIFGLLLFLYYMGNFQTSMQRRKRRKRQEANIELWLSKEEVPTEMKSHIIGFIHNRFDEDEDVNVENLIPDLPSELQSNVKRHICLNLLKNNDLTKDQQLLLKICNSLKPVFYNEQSYIVKEGDPIDAVFLITYGIAWAYPSSNNGEGKHAERLEKGHFFGEELLELLWNPSSVDNLSKLPISSKTLKTHTKVEVFALMANDVAAYIQGISLHDQNPVELDVVEYKEASILQRVRCCNQPKCWCFKKTSESSST from the exons ATGCCCGTGATCCGCAGTTCTACCGCTGACTTGATCTTGAg TATAAATGATATCGAAGAGCAGGCTCCCAAGGTTGGCAAGACAGAAAAGACAAGTTCGGACTCACGAGGGAATTCTCTTCCGTGGGATTggaatagaataaaaaaatgggtAAATTCTCTTCCATGGGATTGGAATCTAATAGTTATATTGGTGCGCATGATCGCATTGTCACTGGAACCCTTGTTCTTGTATGGTCTCACGATCAATGAATACAAGAAATGCGTTGAGATAGACAGAATGTTGGGGATCACAGCTATAGTTTCGCGAACTTTCCTTGATATCAGTTACCTAGTGCTGCGATTTCATACTGGGTTTTTAGGCAACCTATTTCGgaaatctagaaaaaaaataaaaaatcacctGGTAAAGGAAAAGATCAACGGAGCCACGTCAAGATCAACGGAGATCAAGGCCCCCACTGGCCCAACACCTGTTAAAG ATAAGTGGCAAACAGATCTCAGAAAATATATCCTGCATCCACACTTTCTATTTGacattttagtttttcttcCCATCCCACAG GTGGTAATGTTATGCATACTCTTAGACGTGAGAGCCATGAAATCTTTAAAAACATTACAGATcttaaacatttttattttcttccaatATTGGCCGAGAGTTTTTCAAATTTACCTACCAAGGAAGGATCTGGGATCAAATCATGAGATACTTGGTGAAAGGCGATGGGTCCTAGGCCCACTGGATTTCTTTCTATACATCATTGCCGGCCAT GTATTAGGAGCCTTTTGGTATTGTTTCTCTATTCAACGAACTGTGGCTTGCTGGTACATGGCGTGTAAAAATCATGGTAGATGTGTCcgaaattctttttattactGCGACCACAACTTTCGCTATCACTCCGTTTTAgatgaattttgccctaaaaatATGCCAAATGCGGAGCTCTTTGATTTTGGAGTATATCTCGACGCTCATCAGTCTAAGATCTTAGAGTCCAAAAATATTCCACAAAAAATATTCTACTGTTTCTGTTGGGGCATGCGAAATCTGAG TTCTTTTGGTTCAAACCTCCGAACAAGTAACGATGTATGGGAAAACTGCTTTGTACTTTGCGTTACTATCTTTGGCTTGTTGCTATTTCTATATTACATGGGAAATTTTCAG ACGTCCATGCAGCGAAGGAAACGAAGGAAACGACAAGAAGCAAACATTGAATTGTGGCTTTCCAAGGAAGAGGTCCCCACTGAAATGAAAAGCCATATAATTGGGTTCATACATAACAGATTTGACGAAGACGAAGATGTTAATGTGGAGAACCTGATCCCTGATCTTCCTTCGGAACTTCAAAGCAATGTCAAGCGCCACATTTGCTTAAATCTGCTAAAAAAT AATGACTTGACTAAGGATCAGCAACTTTTGCTTAAAATCTGCAACTCACTCAAGCCAGTGTTCTACAACGAGCAAAGCTACATTGTTAAGGAGGGAGACCCAATTGATGCGGTATTCTTGATTACGTACGGCATTGCATGGGCCTATCCAAGCAGTAATAATGGTGAAGGAAAGCATGCTGAGCGTCTTGAGAAAGGTCACTTCTTTGGAGaagaacttcttgaattgcttTGGAATCCTTCCTCTGTCGATAACCTATCCAAACTCCCCATTTCCTCCAAAACTCTCAAAACCCACACAAAAGTGGAAGTCTTTGCTCTAATGGCCAACGACGTCGCAGCTTACATTCAAGGAATCTCGCTCCATGATCAGAATCCAGTAGAGCTTGATGTTGTTGAATACAAGGAAGCTTCTATTTTACAACGAGTCCGGTGCTGCAATCAACCAAAGTGTTGGTGCTTCAAGAAAACTTCTGAATCCAGTAGTACTTGA
- the LOC126705622 gene encoding cyclic nucleotide-gated ion channel 1-like isoform X4 encodes MPVIRSSTADLILSINDIEEQAPKVGKTEKTSSDSRGNSLPWDWNRIKKWVNSLPWDWNLIVILVRMIALSLEPLFLYGLTINEYKKCVEIDRMLGITAIVSRTFLDISYLVLRFHTGFLGNLFRKSRKKIKNHLVKEKINGATSRSTEIKAPTGPTPVKDKWQTDLRKYILHPHFLFDILVFLPIPQVLGAFWYCFSIQRTVACWYMACKNHGRCVRNSFYYCDHNFRYHSVLDEFCPKNMPNAELFDFGVYLDAHQSKILESKNIPQKIFYCFCWGMRNLSSFGSNLRTSNDVWENCFVLCVTIFGLLLFLYYMGNFQTSMQRRKRRKRQEANIELWLSKEEVPTEMKSHIIGFIHNRFDEDEDVNVENLIPDLPSELQSNVKRHICLNLLKNLNIIKKNDLTKDQQLLLKICNSLKPVFYNEQSYIVKEGDPIDAVFLITYGIAWAYPSSNNGEGKHAERLEKGHFFGEELLELLWNPSSVDNLSKLPISSKTLKTHTKVEVFALMANDVAAYIQGISLHDQNPVELDVVEYKEASILQRVRCCNQPKCWCFKKTSESSST; translated from the exons ATGCCCGTGATCCGCAGTTCTACCGCTGACTTGATCTTGAg TATAAATGATATCGAAGAGCAGGCTCCCAAGGTTGGCAAGACAGAAAAGACAAGTTCGGACTCACGAGGGAATTCTCTTCCGTGGGATTggaatagaataaaaaaatgggtAAATTCTCTTCCATGGGATTGGAATCTAATAGTTATATTGGTGCGCATGATCGCATTGTCACTGGAACCCTTGTTCTTGTATGGTCTCACGATCAATGAATACAAGAAATGCGTTGAGATAGACAGAATGTTGGGGATCACAGCTATAGTTTCGCGAACTTTCCTTGATATCAGTTACCTAGTGCTGCGATTTCATACTGGGTTTTTAGGCAACCTATTTCGgaaatctagaaaaaaaataaaaaatcacctGGTAAAGGAAAAGATCAACGGAGCCACGTCAAGATCAACGGAGATCAAGGCCCCCACTGGCCCAACACCTGTTAAAG ATAAGTGGCAAACAGATCTCAGAAAATATATCCTGCATCCACACTTTCTATTTGacattttagtttttcttcCCATCCCACAG GTATTAGGAGCCTTTTGGTATTGTTTCTCTATTCAACGAACTGTGGCTTGCTGGTACATGGCGTGTAAAAATCATGGTAGATGTGTCcgaaattctttttattactGCGACCACAACTTTCGCTATCACTCCGTTTTAgatgaattttgccctaaaaatATGCCAAATGCGGAGCTCTTTGATTTTGGAGTATATCTCGACGCTCATCAGTCTAAGATCTTAGAGTCCAAAAATATTCCACAAAAAATATTCTACTGTTTCTGTTGGGGCATGCGAAATCTGAG TTCTTTTGGTTCAAACCTCCGAACAAGTAACGATGTATGGGAAAACTGCTTTGTACTTTGCGTTACTATCTTTGGCTTGTTGCTATTTCTATATTACATGGGAAATTTTCAG ACGTCCATGCAGCGAAGGAAACGAAGGAAACGACAAGAAGCAAACATTGAATTGTGGCTTTCCAAGGAAGAGGTCCCCACTGAAATGAAAAGCCATATAATTGGGTTCATACATAACAGATTTGACGAAGACGAAGATGTTAATGTGGAGAACCTGATCCCTGATCTTCCTTCGGAACTTCAAAGCAATGTCAAGCGCCACATTTGCTTAAATCTGCTAAAAAAT cTCAATATCATAAAAAAGAATGACTTGACTAAGGATCAGCAACTTTTGCTTAAAATCTGCAACTCACTCAAGCCAGTGTTCTACAACGAGCAAAGCTACATTGTTAAGGAGGGAGACCCAATTGATGCGGTATTCTTGATTACGTACGGCATTGCATGGGCCTATCCAAGCAGTAATAATGGTGAAGGAAAGCATGCTGAGCGTCTTGAGAAAGGTCACTTCTTTGGAGaagaacttcttgaattgcttTGGAATCCTTCCTCTGTCGATAACCTATCCAAACTCCCCATTTCCTCCAAAACTCTCAAAACCCACACAAAAGTGGAAGTCTTTGCTCTAATGGCCAACGACGTCGCAGCTTACATTCAAGGAATCTCGCTCCATGATCAGAATCCAGTAGAGCTTGATGTTGTTGAATACAAGGAAGCTTCTATTTTACAACGAGTCCGGTGCTGCAATCAACCAAAGTGTTGGTGCTTCAAGAAAACTTCTGAATCCAGTAGTACTTGA
- the LOC126705622 gene encoding cyclic nucleotide-gated ion channel 1-like isoform X1 yields MPVIRSSTADLILSINDIEEQAPKVGKTEKTSSDSRGNSLPWDWNRIKKWVNSLPWDWNLIVILVRMIALSLEPLFLYGLTINEYKKCVEIDRMLGITAIVSRTFLDISYLVLRFHTGFLGNLFRKSRKKIKNHLVKEKINGATSRSTEIKAPTGPTPVKDKWQTDLRKYILHPHFLFDILVFLPIPQVVMLCILLDVRAMKSLKTLQILNIFIFFQYWPRVFQIYLPRKDLGSNHEILGERRWVLGPLDFFLYIIAGHVLGAFWYCFSIQRTVACWYMACKNHGRCVRNSFYYCDHNFRYHSVLDEFCPKNMPNAELFDFGVYLDAHQSKILESKNIPQKIFYCFCWGMRNLSSFGSNLRTSNDVWENCFVLCVTIFGLLLFLYYMGNFQTSMQRRKRRKRQEANIELWLSKEEVPTEMKSHIIGFIHNRFDEDEDVNVENLIPDLPSELQSNVKRHICLNLLKNLNIIKKNDLTKDQQLLLKICNSLKPVFYNEQSYIVKEGDPIDAVFLITYGIAWAYPSSNNGEGKHAERLEKGHFFGEELLELLWNPSSVDNLSKLPISSKTLKTHTKVEVFALMANDVAAYIQGISLHDQNPVELDVVEYKEASILQRVRCCNQPKCWCFKKTSESSST; encoded by the exons ATGCCCGTGATCCGCAGTTCTACCGCTGACTTGATCTTGAg TATAAATGATATCGAAGAGCAGGCTCCCAAGGTTGGCAAGACAGAAAAGACAAGTTCGGACTCACGAGGGAATTCTCTTCCGTGGGATTggaatagaataaaaaaatgggtAAATTCTCTTCCATGGGATTGGAATCTAATAGTTATATTGGTGCGCATGATCGCATTGTCACTGGAACCCTTGTTCTTGTATGGTCTCACGATCAATGAATACAAGAAATGCGTTGAGATAGACAGAATGTTGGGGATCACAGCTATAGTTTCGCGAACTTTCCTTGATATCAGTTACCTAGTGCTGCGATTTCATACTGGGTTTTTAGGCAACCTATTTCGgaaatctagaaaaaaaataaaaaatcacctGGTAAAGGAAAAGATCAACGGAGCCACGTCAAGATCAACGGAGATCAAGGCCCCCACTGGCCCAACACCTGTTAAAG ATAAGTGGCAAACAGATCTCAGAAAATATATCCTGCATCCACACTTTCTATTTGacattttagtttttcttcCCATCCCACAG GTGGTAATGTTATGCATACTCTTAGACGTGAGAGCCATGAAATCTTTAAAAACATTACAGATcttaaacatttttattttcttccaatATTGGCCGAGAGTTTTTCAAATTTACCTACCAAGGAAGGATCTGGGATCAAATCATGAGATACTTGGTGAAAGGCGATGGGTCCTAGGCCCACTGGATTTCTTTCTATACATCATTGCCGGCCAT GTATTAGGAGCCTTTTGGTATTGTTTCTCTATTCAACGAACTGTGGCTTGCTGGTACATGGCGTGTAAAAATCATGGTAGATGTGTCcgaaattctttttattactGCGACCACAACTTTCGCTATCACTCCGTTTTAgatgaattttgccctaaaaatATGCCAAATGCGGAGCTCTTTGATTTTGGAGTATATCTCGACGCTCATCAGTCTAAGATCTTAGAGTCCAAAAATATTCCACAAAAAATATTCTACTGTTTCTGTTGGGGCATGCGAAATCTGAG TTCTTTTGGTTCAAACCTCCGAACAAGTAACGATGTATGGGAAAACTGCTTTGTACTTTGCGTTACTATCTTTGGCTTGTTGCTATTTCTATATTACATGGGAAATTTTCAG ACGTCCATGCAGCGAAGGAAACGAAGGAAACGACAAGAAGCAAACATTGAATTGTGGCTTTCCAAGGAAGAGGTCCCCACTGAAATGAAAAGCCATATAATTGGGTTCATACATAACAGATTTGACGAAGACGAAGATGTTAATGTGGAGAACCTGATCCCTGATCTTCCTTCGGAACTTCAAAGCAATGTCAAGCGCCACATTTGCTTAAATCTGCTAAAAAAT cTCAATATCATAAAAAAGAATGACTTGACTAAGGATCAGCAACTTTTGCTTAAAATCTGCAACTCACTCAAGCCAGTGTTCTACAACGAGCAAAGCTACATTGTTAAGGAGGGAGACCCAATTGATGCGGTATTCTTGATTACGTACGGCATTGCATGGGCCTATCCAAGCAGTAATAATGGTGAAGGAAAGCATGCTGAGCGTCTTGAGAAAGGTCACTTCTTTGGAGaagaacttcttgaattgcttTGGAATCCTTCCTCTGTCGATAACCTATCCAAACTCCCCATTTCCTCCAAAACTCTCAAAACCCACACAAAAGTGGAAGTCTTTGCTCTAATGGCCAACGACGTCGCAGCTTACATTCAAGGAATCTCGCTCCATGATCAGAATCCAGTAGAGCTTGATGTTGTTGAATACAAGGAAGCTTCTATTTTACAACGAGTCCGGTGCTGCAATCAACCAAAGTGTTGGTGCTTCAAGAAAACTTCTGAATCCAGTAGTACTTGA
- the LOC126705622 gene encoding cyclic nucleotide-gated ion channel 1-like isoform X2, with translation MNSRSHQLGNGTSINDIEEQAPKVGKTEKTSSDSRGNSLPWDWNRIKKWVNSLPWDWNLIVILVRMIALSLEPLFLYGLTINEYKKCVEIDRMLGITAIVSRTFLDISYLVLRFHTGFLGNLFRKSRKKIKNHLVKEKINGATSRSTEIKAPTGPTPVKDKWQTDLRKYILHPHFLFDILVFLPIPQVVMLCILLDVRAMKSLKTLQILNIFIFFQYWPRVFQIYLPRKDLGSNHEILGERRWVLGPLDFFLYIIAGHVLGAFWYCFSIQRTVACWYMACKNHGRCVRNSFYYCDHNFRYHSVLDEFCPKNMPNAELFDFGVYLDAHQSKILESKNIPQKIFYCFCWGMRNLSSFGSNLRTSNDVWENCFVLCVTIFGLLLFLYYMGNFQTSMQRRKRRKRQEANIELWLSKEEVPTEMKSHIIGFIHNRFDEDEDVNVENLIPDLPSELQSNVKRHICLNLLKNLNIIKKNDLTKDQQLLLKICNSLKPVFYNEQSYIVKEGDPIDAVFLITYGIAWAYPSSNNGEGKHAERLEKGHFFGEELLELLWNPSSVDNLSKLPISSKTLKTHTKVEVFALMANDVAAYIQGISLHDQNPVELDVVEYKEASILQRVRCCNQPKCWCFKKTSESSST, from the exons ATGAATTCTCGTTCACATCAGCTAGGGAATGGTACGAG TATAAATGATATCGAAGAGCAGGCTCCCAAGGTTGGCAAGACAGAAAAGACAAGTTCGGACTCACGAGGGAATTCTCTTCCGTGGGATTggaatagaataaaaaaatgggtAAATTCTCTTCCATGGGATTGGAATCTAATAGTTATATTGGTGCGCATGATCGCATTGTCACTGGAACCCTTGTTCTTGTATGGTCTCACGATCAATGAATACAAGAAATGCGTTGAGATAGACAGAATGTTGGGGATCACAGCTATAGTTTCGCGAACTTTCCTTGATATCAGTTACCTAGTGCTGCGATTTCATACTGGGTTTTTAGGCAACCTATTTCGgaaatctagaaaaaaaataaaaaatcacctGGTAAAGGAAAAGATCAACGGAGCCACGTCAAGATCAACGGAGATCAAGGCCCCCACTGGCCCAACACCTGTTAAAG ATAAGTGGCAAACAGATCTCAGAAAATATATCCTGCATCCACACTTTCTATTTGacattttagtttttcttcCCATCCCACAG GTGGTAATGTTATGCATACTCTTAGACGTGAGAGCCATGAAATCTTTAAAAACATTACAGATcttaaacatttttattttcttccaatATTGGCCGAGAGTTTTTCAAATTTACCTACCAAGGAAGGATCTGGGATCAAATCATGAGATACTTGGTGAAAGGCGATGGGTCCTAGGCCCACTGGATTTCTTTCTATACATCATTGCCGGCCAT GTATTAGGAGCCTTTTGGTATTGTTTCTCTATTCAACGAACTGTGGCTTGCTGGTACATGGCGTGTAAAAATCATGGTAGATGTGTCcgaaattctttttattactGCGACCACAACTTTCGCTATCACTCCGTTTTAgatgaattttgccctaaaaatATGCCAAATGCGGAGCTCTTTGATTTTGGAGTATATCTCGACGCTCATCAGTCTAAGATCTTAGAGTCCAAAAATATTCCACAAAAAATATTCTACTGTTTCTGTTGGGGCATGCGAAATCTGAG TTCTTTTGGTTCAAACCTCCGAACAAGTAACGATGTATGGGAAAACTGCTTTGTACTTTGCGTTACTATCTTTGGCTTGTTGCTATTTCTATATTACATGGGAAATTTTCAG ACGTCCATGCAGCGAAGGAAACGAAGGAAACGACAAGAAGCAAACATTGAATTGTGGCTTTCCAAGGAAGAGGTCCCCACTGAAATGAAAAGCCATATAATTGGGTTCATACATAACAGATTTGACGAAGACGAAGATGTTAATGTGGAGAACCTGATCCCTGATCTTCCTTCGGAACTTCAAAGCAATGTCAAGCGCCACATTTGCTTAAATCTGCTAAAAAAT cTCAATATCATAAAAAAGAATGACTTGACTAAGGATCAGCAACTTTTGCTTAAAATCTGCAACTCACTCAAGCCAGTGTTCTACAACGAGCAAAGCTACATTGTTAAGGAGGGAGACCCAATTGATGCGGTATTCTTGATTACGTACGGCATTGCATGGGCCTATCCAAGCAGTAATAATGGTGAAGGAAAGCATGCTGAGCGTCTTGAGAAAGGTCACTTCTTTGGAGaagaacttcttgaattgcttTGGAATCCTTCCTCTGTCGATAACCTATCCAAACTCCCCATTTCCTCCAAAACTCTCAAAACCCACACAAAAGTGGAAGTCTTTGCTCTAATGGCCAACGACGTCGCAGCTTACATTCAAGGAATCTCGCTCCATGATCAGAATCCAGTAGAGCTTGATGTTGTTGAATACAAGGAAGCTTCTATTTTACAACGAGTCCGGTGCTGCAATCAACCAAAGTGTTGGTGCTTCAAGAAAACTTCTGAATCCAGTAGTACTTGA